AATATCAGCAGGAAAATTTCCCGCCGCTTGTAATAGGCTGCGAGACAGGAGGCCCCGATCAGCAGCGCGTAATATCCGATGACAAATGTGCTCATGTCGCTGCCCTCACTTCGGATGCCGCAAACGCGGATTGGTCAGGATCGCCCCGACATCGGCTGCCAGATTAAGCAGAATGAAGGTTGCAGCGAAGATGAGGCAGCAAGCCTGCACGATCGGAAAATCGCGTTTGGCCACCGCGTCCACCAGAAGCTGGCCGATGCCCGGATAGACAAAGACCACTTCCACCAGGACCACACCGGTGATGAGGTAGGCAAGGTTGAGCGCGACCACGTTGATGATCGGTGCCCAGGCATTGGGAAGGGCGTGTTTGACGATCACCTTCCAGGGTGGCACGCCCTTCAGCCGGGCCATTTCGATATAGGGCGACGCCAAAAGGTTGATAATCGCCGCCCGCGTCATGCGCATCATGTGCGCCGTCACCACCAAGACCAGCGTCAGTGCCGGCAGGAAGGTGCGATGCAGCAGCTCGCCGAAGGTCATGTCGGCGCTCAGGCTGGCAATGGCCGGGAAGTAGTTGGTCTTCACGGCCAGGTAGAGGATCAGGATGTAACCTAGGAAGAATTCCGGCGAGGAGATGGAGGTCAGGGTCACGACGTTGGCGACCCGGTCGAACAGCGTGTTGCGCAGGAGCGCGACGATGATGCCGAGAATGATGGAAATCGGAACGGCGATCACCGCGGCATAAGTCGCCAGGAACAGCGTCTGTATGAACCGGTCGCTGATGGCTGCGCTGACCCGTTCGCCGGAAACCAGCGAAACGCCGAAATCGCCCGTCAGGGCGCCGCCGAGCCATTGGAAGTAGCGCAGGATGGCCGGCTGATCGAGGCCGAGTTTTTCACGAAGTGCCGCAACGGTCTCGGGCGTTGCCCCCTGGCCGAGAACGGCCTGTGCGATGTCGCCCGGCAGTAGCTCGACCGCAAAGAAAATCAGGATTGAAACCACGAAAAGCGTGATCACACCCAAGCCAAGTCTCTTCAAGACCAGCCGTAGGATGTCCCCCATTTGTCCCTCCAGAATAGGAAGCCCGGCACCCCTCTGATTGGCCGGACATCTATCGGGAACACCCTGTCAGCGATTTGAACTTTGCTTTGGCAGAGGAACCCGACATGAAAACGGCTTCACCGCATAAAATGCGGAGAAACCAGGGCGGGGGCGACGGTTTCCCGCCGCCCCCGTTTCAGGATCAGGACTCGAACCACCAGCGGCTTGCGGCGCGGGCGCCGTCATTTTCCCAGCTGGCCGCCAGTTGCTCCGGCGTGCCCACCTTCGTGCTGTTGGCGTAGACGAAGTTGTTGAAGAACGGGATGATGGTGCCGCCGTCATCCCGCGCCAAGACAGCCATCTCGCTGTACATTTCCGCACGCTTGGCATCGTCAAGTTCGGCTTTCGCCTGCAGCAGCAGCTCGTTGAAGCGCGGATTTTTCCAGCGCGATTCGTTCCAGGCGGCATCGTCCTTATAGGCCAGGGTGTACATCACATCCGGGGTCGGACGCGCGCCCCAGGACACCAGGCAGAAAGGCTTCTTGAGCCAGACGTCGGAGTAGTAGCCGTCATTCGGCTCACGCACGACATTGATGTTGATGCCCGATGCCTTGGCCTGCTGCGCGTAAAGAACGGCCATATCGACCGCGCCGGCATAGACAGAATCCGCGACGCTCAGATTGACGGTAAGACCTTCCGCACCTGCCTTCTTCAAGAGCGACTTC
This genomic interval from Labrenzia sp. VG12 contains the following:
- a CDS encoding ABC transporter permease — protein: MGDILRLVLKRLGLGVITLFVVSILIFFAVELLPGDIAQAVLGQGATPETVAALREKLGLDQPAILRYFQWLGGALTGDFGVSLVSGERVSAAISDRFIQTLFLATYAAVIAVPISIILGIIVALLRNTLFDRVANVVTLTSISSPEFFLGYILILYLAVKTNYFPAIASLSADMTFGELLHRTFLPALTLVLVVTAHMMRMTRAAIINLLASPYIEMARLKGVPPWKVIVKHALPNAWAPIINVVALNLAYLITGVVLVEVVFVYPGIGQLLVDAVAKRDFPIVQACCLIFAATFILLNLAADVGAILTNPRLRHPK